The Colletotrichum higginsianum IMI 349063 chromosome 2, whole genome shotgun sequence genome has a segment encoding these proteins:
- a CDS encoding Alternative nadh-dehydrogenase — MASSSRAMSSLRAAQFAPKASRAANAGRRTLTTTSRQSLRTVAARPRVAAVPQIRTVARQFRRDYADVAPKKPGKVRKTFRWAWRLTYLSALGLVAYVGYVVYDDRHPEEQVELDPSKKTLVILGTGWGSVSLLKKLDTENYNVVVISPRNYFLFTPLLPSCTTGTIEHRSIMEPIRAILRHKKAPVKFYEAEASSVDPDRKVVKILDTSEIKGSMSETEVAYDMLVVGVGAENATFGIPGVRENSCFLKEIGDAQAIRKKIMDCVETAAFKDQSAEDVSRLMHMVVVGGGPTGVEFAGELQDFFEEDIKRLVPEIADRFKVTLIEALPNVLPSFSKQLIEYTEKTFKEEKIDILTKTMVKNVTDTHVQAEATGPDGKKQTLIIPYGLLVWATGNAVRPIIRDLISKIPAQKDSRRGLAVNEYLVVQGTRDIWAIGDCAVAGYAPTAQVAAQEGSFLARLFNNMARTETVEARIQELSKDLNLKPGNAAEAAKEIEAHERQLRRIKDIKPFHYSHQGSMAYIGSEKAVADVSWWNGNIASGGSMTYLFWRSAYLSMCFSTRNRLLVVNDWLKSKVFGRDISRE; from the exons ATGGCTTCTTCCTCCAGAGCCATGAGCTCCCTCCGCGCAGCCCAATTCGCGCCGAAAGCCTCGCGTGCCGCCAACGCCGGTCGCAGAaccctcaccaccacctccagACAGTCCCTCAGAACCGTCGCGGCGAGGCCAAGAGTCGCTGCTGTCCCCCAGATCAGGACCGTTGCGCGCCAGTTCCGCCGGGACTACGCCGATGTCGCTCCCAAGAAGCCCGGCAAGGTTCGCAAGACCTTCAGATGGGCCTGGCGTCTGACCTACCTCTCCGCCTTGGGCCTCGTCGCCTACGTTGGATACGTCGTCTACGACGACAGACATCCcgaggagcaggtcgagctcgacccCAGCAAGAAGACGCTCGTTATCCTTG GCACCGGCTGGGGATCTGTCTCCCTgctgaagaagctcgacacCGAGAACTacaacgtcgtcgtcatctcgccCAGAAACTACTTCCTCTTCAcccctcttctcccctcGTGCACGACCGGCACCATCGAGCACCGCTCCATCATGGAGCCCATCCGCGCCATCCTCCGCCACAAGAAGGCCCCCGTCAAGTTCTACGAAGCCGAGGCCAGCTCCGTCGACCCCGACAGGAAGGTCGTCAAGATTCTGGATACGTCGGAAATTAAGGGCTCCATGTCCGAGACTGAGGTCGCCTACGAcatgctcgtcgtcggtgtcgGGGCTGAGAACGCCACCTTCGGCATCCCCGGCGTCCGCGAGAACTCTTGCTTCTTGAAGGAGATTGGTGACGCCCAGGCCATTCGCAAGAAGATCATGGACTGTGTCGAGACCGCCGCCTTCAAGGACCAGTCCGCCGAGGACGTCAGCCGTCTCATGCAtatggtcgtcgtcggcggtggcccCACCGGTGTCGAGTTCGCCGGTGAGCTTCAGGACTTCTTCGAGGAGGACATCAAGCGTCTGGTTCCCGAGATCGCCGACCGCTTCAAGGTCACTCTGATCGAGGCTCTTCCCAACGTCctgccgtccttctccaAGCAGCTCATCGAGTACACCGAGAAGACCTTCAAGGAGGAAAAGATTGACATCTTGACCAAGACCATGGTCAAGAACGTCACCGACACCCACGTTCAGGCCGAGGCCACTGGCCCCGACGGAAAGAAGCAGACTCTCATCATCCCCTACGGTCTCCTTGTCTGGGCCACCGGCAACGCCGTCCGCCCCATCATCCGCGACCTCATCTCCAAGATCCCTGCCCAGAAGGACTCTCGCCGCGGGCTGGCCGTCAACGAGTACCTTGTCGTCCAGGGTACTCGTGACATCTGggccattggcgactgcGCCGTGGCCGGATACGCCCCGACTGCTCAGGTTGCCGCTCAGGAGGGCAGCTTCCTCGCTAGACTCTTCAACAACATGGCCAGGACTGAGACTGTTGAGGCCCGCATCCAGGAGCTCAGCAAGGACCTCAACCTGAAGCCCGGCAATGCCGCCGAGGCTGCCAAGGAGATCGAGGCCCACGAGCGCCAGCTCCGTCGCATCAAGGACATCAAGCCCTTCCACTACTCTCACCAGGGCAGCATGGCCTACATTGGTAGCGAGAAGGCCGTCGCTGACGTCAGCTGGTGGAACGGCAACATTGCCAGCGGTGGCAGCATGACCTACCTCTTCTGGCGCAGCGCTTACCTCTCCATGTGCTTCAGCA CTCGTAACCGTCTGCTCGTCGTCAACGACTGGCTCAAGTCCAAGGTCTTTGGCCGTGACATCTCGAGAGAATAA
- a CDS encoding SAM domain-containing protein: MNFDSGTAYAESDADDEYERSLGPNSPVADDEASPIDSELPSSSEHTPTTYGHRSSADRLPETIISEWTADECADFISTIGLAQYADSFVENEIVGEALVALQHDDLKSMGIASVGHRLTILKSVYDVKKAQDIPIESDHYVPLSADAEAQYATATLKDIKHLVEQLRLRDERMSLVEKDLRRLSEDFRRLREDMLPALRLAKDSSQPLPNVSNNNNQNYGYETVSPPAPTPSSTQSMSLQRQYSTKRIMLGTTPKNSSPSHLQTTHERSMEQTLDPSNAAERAVLSSSHLAAMNGSVTATSPGYPSPNMPSPTSPPTHGGATLGSRSYRSDRSEAPTPSSRSTFAENDHGYKGREQATAPKRGPTPAPDTPSTSNASVEIFKSFRVSMDDPCYKVLPAALKKYQINAPWDQYALYIVYGDQERCLGLEEKPLILFKQLDKEGKKPMFMLRKTNNAQVDPSSEQPGSAGLGARGATTGYDPPGGII, translated from the exons ATGAATTTCGACTCGGGCACCGCCTACGCAGAGtcggacgccgacgacgaatATGAGCGCAGTCTTGGACCCAACTCGCccgttgccgacgacgaggcaTCCCCAATCGACTCCGAGCTTCCCTCTTCCAGCGAGCACACGCCCACCACCTACGGCCACCGCAGCAGCGCCGACCGTTTGCCCGAGACTATCATCTCCGAGTGGACCGCCGACGAGTGCGCCGACTTCATTAGCACAATCGGCCTTGCCCAATATGCCGATAGCTTTGTTG AGAACGAGATTGTTGGCGAGGCCCTGGTCGCGTTGCAACATGACGACCTCAAGTCCATGGGCATTGCCAGTGTTGGTCATCGCCTCACTATTCTGAAGAGCGTCTACGATGTGAAGAAGGCTCAGGATATCCCTATAGAGAGCGACCACTATGTGCCTTTAT ccgccgacgccgaagctCAGTATGCGACAGCAACCCTCAAGGACATCAAACATCTGGTCGAGCAGCTTCGTCTGCGAGACGAGCGGATGAGCCTGGTGGAGAAGGATCTGCGTCGGCTTTCGGAAGACTTCAGACGCTTGCGCGAGGACATGCTACCTGCCCTGCGCCTGGCTAAGGACTCATCACAACCACTACCCAATGTctccaacaacaacaaccagaATTACGGTTACGAGACTGTTTCACCCCCGGccccgacgccgtcgtctaCCCAGTCGATGAGCCTGCAGCGCCAGTATTCCACCAAGAGGATCATGCTGGGAACGACGCCCAAAAACAGCTCGCCATCACATCTACAAACAACCCATGAGAGGTCCATGGAACAGACGCTGGACCCTTCCAACGCTGCAGAGCGAGCCGTCTTGTCATCATCACATCTGGCAGCCATGAACGGCTCGGTCACAGCTACCTCACCTGGTTATCCGTCTCCGAACATgccctcgccgacatctCCTCCTACACATGGTGGCGCAACTCTGGGCTCCCGATCGTATCGCTCTGACCGCTCAGAAGCACCCACTCCTTCTTCACGATCGACATTTGCCGAGAACGACCACGGATACAAAGGCCGCGAACAGgccacggcgccgaagcGCGGTCCGACCCCCGCCCCCGATACCCCGAGTACGAGCAACGCGTCCGTCGAGATCTTCAAATCGTTCCGAGTCAGCATGGACGACCCGTGCTACAAAGTCCTGCCCGCGGCTCTCAAAAAGTACCAGATCAATGCACCTTGGGACCAATACGCCCTCTACATCGTCTATGGTGACCAGGAGCGCTGCTTAGGACTGGAAGAGAAGCCTCTCATTCTGTTCAAACAGCTggacaaggagggcaagaagcCCATGTTCATGTTGCGGAAGACTAACAACGCACAAGTCGATCCGTCATCAGAACAACCTGGGAGCGCGGGGCTTGGAGCCAGAGGCGCGACAACGGGCTATGATCCGCCCGGCGGTATTATTTAG